In Thermofilum pendens Hrk 5, the sequence GGGAGAACGCCGTTAGGTCGCTACGCGAGATACTCTCTGCCATAGATTCTGCGGAGAGGTGATGAGGAATCAAGGCTCGCAACCTACTCCTAGCACTTTTCTCTTCAACCTTCCTTGCCGTTCTCGCGGCAAGCTTCTACTACAGGGAATTAGAAAACTTCGTCTGGGTTCTTCTCGTAGTGTTCTCTGCCTGGCTCACGCTTAGAGCTCTGCACGCGATGCCTTTAAAGCTGCGCATCGAGGAGAGAGAGGAGGGAGAAAACGAGGAAAGTCTTCTCGATAGGGTCGCGTCGGAGGTGAGCTCCGGGAAAAGCGTAGACCCAGAGAAGCTATGGAGAAAGGTTTTTCAGAGCGTGGGGACTACGGAGGTTGACGAGGATGGACGAGACTATCAAAGCTACGTTTGAGAGAGTTTTCTCCGAGGTTGAGAAAGCCGTTGTAGGCAAGAGGAGAGTCGTGGAAAGATTGCTCGTGGCCCTCCTTTCCGGGGGGCACGTGCTGATAGAGGATTTTCCCGGGATGGCTAAGACTCTGCTTGCATCCTCCTTTGCGAAGGCCCTCGACCTAGAGTTTAAGAGAGTGCAGTTCACGCCGGACCTCTTGCCGTCCGACATAACGGGTAGCCATGTCTACGACATGCACAGCTCGACGTTCAGGTTTCGGCGCGGTCCAATATTTACCAATATCCTGCTGGCAGACGAGATTAATAGGGCTCCCCCGAAGACTCAGAGCGCCCTTCTAGAGGCTATGCAGGAGAGGCAAGTGACCGTTGACGGAGTAACGTTTGCACTCGAAGAACCCTTCATGGTCATCGCGACGCTCAACCCCATAGAGTTCGAGGGTACGTACCCTTTACCCGAAGCCCAGATGGACAGGTTTATGCTAAAGGTGAGGATGGGGTACCCGAGCAAGGAGGAGGAAATCCTGATACTGAGGAGGCGCCTCCAGAGGGGCACCGATAAGCCATCCATAGAGAAGGTGCTCTCGAAGAGCGACGTGCTAAGCATGATAAGGAAGGTCGAAGAGGTTTACGTGGACGACGCCGTTCTCTCCTACATAGCCGAGATCTGCAGGGCTACCAGGAGCGTCAGGGACGTCGAGGTGGGCGTGAGCCCGCGGGGCACCGAGGCCTTGATGAAAGCTAGCCGTGCGTTAGCGTTTATCAGGGGGAGAGACTTCGTTCTACCCGATGACGTCAAGGAGGTTGCAGTCGAAGTGCTCGCCCACAGGATCGTCTTGAGGACGGAGTCGCTTGTGCGAGGAGTGTCTCCGGAGGATATCGTGAGGCGCGTTTTAGACGAGGTAGAAGTGCCGAGGAGCGTCGGTGCGTCGCGTTGACAGTTAAGGCTGTTGCCACCATTGCGGGTAGCGCGGCGACCCTCCTGGTAGCAGTCCTAGCACAGAGGTGGTTCGTGGCCCTCTTTTCCGTGCCACTCCTGCTACCTCTGTTTGCCTCGCTTCTCTACGTTCACCCCTCGGAAAAGCACATTGTAGCAGAGAGAGTTGTGCCCAGGTCGAACTTTGTAGCGGGAGACACTGTGCGCGTAGAGATTTCGGTCCGGAACGTCTCGAACCGGAGCGTGGTGCTCGAAGTACGGGAAAAGCTGGGCGAAGGGCTCCGCCTAGTGGGCGGTGACACGGTAATGCTGAGCGTCTTGAAGCCTCACCAGGAAAAGAGGTTTACGTACTACGTGACGGCGGATAGAAGGGGCCACTACGACCTAGGACCCCTGGAAGTCTACTCCCTCGACCCCTTCCTGTTTACGCGTGTAAAAGTGAAGGAGTATGGGGCGGAAAGGCTGACGTTTTTCCCGAAGATACGTAGGATCGACTACATACCTATGCCCGCCGCTCGTACAACGCTTCTCCCGGGAGAGGCTATGTCGAATGCTCCGGGTGAAGGTTTCGAGTTTATGGAAGTGGGCGAGGCGCGGGGTAGCGGGCTCAGGAGGATCAACTGGAAGGCTACCGCCAAGACAGGTAGGCCTATGGTTAACGTTTACCTGGGGGAGAGGTCCGCTGAGTGCCTCATCGTGCTCGACGTTCCCTCGAGTAGGTTGCTGGGCCGGGCACTCACAGAGGTGCTCGTTGACAAGATGGTCGAGTACACGGGAAGCCTTGCCTACTACTTGACCCGCAGGGGTAACAGGGTGTCGCTACTGGTGGTAGGACACTATAGGGACTGGGTAAAGCCGGGGTTCGGTAAAAGGCACTTTTTGAGGATTCTCCACTCCCTAGCCGACGTCAAAAGTCTGGAGACAAAAACCCTGGTGGATTACTCCGAGGTGTTTAGCCGCGTTGCTCCGTTCCTGGCGAAGAGCAGGTCGCTCGTCTTCATAGTGTCAACGTTTACCGAGAAAGCCGCATTCGAGATCCTCGGGGAAGCCGAGAGGAGCGGCTACGTCGTGCGACTAGTAGCGATCAACCCTTTCAACTCCGTAGCCGAGCACTGCGAAAAGGATAAGCTCGAGCCGTTGAAATTGCTGAGCGATGCCTGGGAGTACGGTCTTCCGAGGGTTTTGAGCAGAGGATCTCCGAGAACTAAGCTTTTAAGCGGTGGGGGATGAGCTGATGAGGCTCGAGTCATACTTGGGGGCGCTCGTTGTTTTCGCGCTACTACTTGCGGAGAGCCTTTCGGCGGGCAACGCCGTCGCCACGATCTTTCTATCCGCGCTTGCAATGGTTTTCTCGGCGTCGCTCTTGACGGGTAACGCTTCCGCCGTGAACGTTGTAGCAAGTATTTACTGTGTCTCGCTATCCGTCGCAGCGGTACTGGACTTTCCTCTCCCGGTGCTTCTAGCAGAGCTATTCACGGTGCTCGTAGCTAGGGATCTCTTCTCCATACTCGCGTACGGAGAAAGAGCGGGCACCGCTTACCTTTTGAAGGTGTACCTTCCCCTTTACTCGCTAGCAGCAATAGCGGTTTATGTGTGGCTACAGGTTAGGAAAAGTACTTCGGCGTTCGCTTCCTTCCAGCTTGTCGCAGCTTCGGGTTTCGTAGCCCTACTAGTCCTGTACAAGGTTGCAGGGGACTTGAAGCGCGCCGTGAAGGAAGGCTAAGAAAGGTTATAGAGCTTCTTCAACGCGGCGATAACGCGCGGCACCACCACGTCTGCCTGCTCGTTAGCCTCTATCCTTACAAGCTTCCCTCTACCCTCGTAGTATGCGATTATGGGCGTGAACTGCTCTCGGTACACCTTTAGGCGCTCGGATATGACCTCCGGTGTGTCGTCGCGGCGTTGCACCAGCGGACCCCCGCACTTGTCGCATATCCCCGGGATCTTCGGAGGCATGTACTTAACGTGGTATATCGCCCCGCACCGCGCGCAGATTCTCCTCCCGCTGAGCCTTTCGAGGATTACGCTGTCCTCGGCGTGGAAAAGCAATGCCCAGTCGGGCGGCGAAAACCTCTCTAGAGCTTCTGCCTGGACGATTGTTCTCGGGAAGCCGTCCAGGATGTACCCCCTCCTGCAGTCCTCCTGGAGGAGTCTGTGCCGTACAACCTCTATTACGAGGTCGTCGGGTACGAGAAGCCCTCTGTCTAGGTACTCTTTCACCCTTTTCCCCAGCTCCGTCCCTTTCTTTACTTCCTCTCTGAAGATGTCTCCCGTGGATATGTGAGGTATGCCGAACGTCTCCGAGACTGCTTTAGCGTAGGTACCCTTCCCCACCCCCGGTGGACCTATGAATACCAGCTTCATACCCCGAAGCGATGCGCTCGAAGCTTTAAGTCCTTTTCGCATACTCGCAGAAGAGGGTGGCGCCGTAGGGCGATCCGCCCTTTCTAGCTTCCCAGCCCCCTTGCCTTAGGCTTATGAGTAGCGCGCGCCACGCAAAAAGGATAAATTCTTTTCCCTAGGTATTTAAGGCGAACAGGATGAGCTGGCAGTACGAAGACCTTGTCGTGAAAGCGGTTTCTCACGGTGAAGCCTTAGGTGCAAGCTACGTGGAAGCCCGCTACCACCTCATAGCGCGGAGCGGCTTATCGTCCAGGAACGGGGAAGTGATAGGCGTTGAGAAGTCGTTCAGCCAAGGCATAGCCATAAGAGTGATTGTCGACGGTTCGCTAGGTTTTGCCTCCACCAGTGTGCTCACGCCTGAAGGCGTTACCGGCGCAGTCGAAAAGGCTTATAAAAAGGCTAAGGCGCACGCCAAGCTACAGAAAAGGCCTATTGAGTTCAGCGATGAGCGTTTGGGAAGAGTTACCTACGAGGCCGTGGAGAAAAAGAGCCCGCGCGACGTGGACTTTCAGGAAAAGACCCGGTACCACCAGGAGCTGTGGAAGCTTGTAAGCGGTGCTATCTCGACGGCAAGGGTAGCCACTCTCACCTCCTTCTACGGGGAGAGCGTTGAAGAGAAGATAGTAGTCAACAGCGACGGAGCTTACGTGAAGAGCAGGGTGCCCAGGGTA encodes:
- a CDS encoding AAA family ATPase, with the translated sequence MDETIKATFERVFSEVEKAVVGKRRVVERLLVALLSGGHVLIEDFPGMAKTLLASSFAKALDLEFKRVQFTPDLLPSDITGSHVYDMHSSTFRFRRGPIFTNILLADEINRAPPKTQSALLEAMQERQVTVDGVTFALEEPFMVIATLNPIEFEGTYPLPEAQMDRFMLKVRMGYPSKEEEILILRRRLQRGTDKPSIEKVLSKSDVLSMIRKVEEVYVDDAVLSYIAEICRATRSVRDVEVGVSPRGTEALMKASRALAFIRGRDFVLPDDVKEVAVEVLAHRIVLRTESLVRGVSPEDIVRRVLDEVEVPRSVGASR
- a CDS encoding DUF58 domain-containing protein, which translates into the protein MTVKAVATIAGSAATLLVAVLAQRWFVALFSVPLLLPLFASLLYVHPSEKHIVAERVVPRSNFVAGDTVRVEISVRNVSNRSVVLEVREKLGEGLRLVGGDTVMLSVLKPHQEKRFTYYVTADRRGHYDLGPLEVYSLDPFLFTRVKVKEYGAERLTFFPKIRRIDYIPMPAARTTLLPGEAMSNAPGEGFEFMEVGEARGSGLRRINWKATAKTGRPMVNVYLGERSAECLIVLDVPSSRLLGRALTEVLVDKMVEYTGSLAYYLTRRGNRVSLLVVGHYRDWVKPGFGKRHFLRILHSLADVKSLETKTLVDYSEVFSRVAPFLAKSRSLVFIVSTFTEKAAFEILGEAERSGYVVRLVAINPFNSVAEHCEKDKLEPLKLLSDAWEYGLPRVLSRGSPRTKLLSGGG
- a CDS encoding adenylate kinase, with the translated sequence MKLVFIGPPGVGKGTYAKAVSETFGIPHISTGDIFREEVKKGTELGKRVKEYLDRGLLVPDDLVIEVVRHRLLQEDCRRGYILDGFPRTIVQAEALERFSPPDWALLFHAEDSVILERLSGRRICARCGAIYHVKYMPPKIPGICDKCGGPLVQRRDDTPEVISERLKVYREQFTPIIAYYEGRGKLVRIEANEQADVVVPRVIAALKKLYNLS